From a region of the Pan paniscus chromosome 19, NHGRI_mPanPan1-v2.0_pri, whole genome shotgun sequence genome:
- the LYZL6 gene encoding lysozyme-like protein 6, with translation MTKALLIYLVSSFLALNQASLISRCDLAQVLQLEDLDGFEGYSLSDWLCLAFVESKFNISKINENADGSFDYGLFQINSHYWCNDYKSYSENLCHVDCQDLLNPNLLAGIHCAKRIVSGARGMNNWVEWRLHCSGQPLSYWLTGCRLR, from the exons ATGACAAAGGCGCTACTCATCTATTTGGTCAGCAGCTTTCTTGCCCTAAATCAGGCCAGCCTCATCAGTCGCTGTGACTTGGCCCAGGTGCTGCAGCTGGAGGACTTGGATGGGTTTGAGGGTTACTCCCTGAGTGACT GGCTGTGCCTGGCTTTTGTGGAAAGCAAGTTCAACATatcaaagataaatgaaaatgcagaTGGAAGCTTTGACTATGGCCTCTTCCAGATCAACAGCCACTATTGGTGCAACGATTATAAGAGTTACTCGGAAAACCTTTGCCACGTAGACTGTCAAG ATCTGCTGAATCCCAACCTTCTTGCAGGCATCCACTGCGCAAAAAGGATTGTGTCCGGAGCACGGGGGATGAACAACTG GGTAGAATGGAGGTTGCACTGTTCAGGCCAGCCACTCTCCTACTGGCTGACAGGATGCCGCCTGAGATGA